One window from the genome of Rhinolophus ferrumequinum isolate MPI-CBG mRhiFer1 chromosome 22, mRhiFer1_v1.p, whole genome shotgun sequence encodes:
- the AVPR1B gene encoding vasopressin V1b receptor isoform X2: protein MDSGPPWAANPIPEGTLSVPNATTPWLGRDEELAKVEIAVLATVLVLATGGNLTVLLMLGQQGRKRARMHLFVLHLALTDLGVALFQVLPQLLWDITYRFQGPDLLCRAVKYLQVLSMFASTYMLLAMTLDRYLAVCHPLRSLQQPSQSTYPLIAAPWLLAAILSLPQVFIFSLREVIQGSGVLDCWADFRFPWGPRAYITWTTLAIFVLPVAMLTACYSLICHEICKNLKVKTHTWRVEGGGWKTWDRPSPSAPGAAVRGLPSRVSSISTISRAKIRTVKMTFVIVLAYIACWAPFFSVQMWSVWDENAPNEDSTNVAFTISMLLGNLSSCCNPWIYMGFNSHLWPRPLRHLACCGGPGPGMRRQLSNGSFSSRHTTLLTRCSGPPTLSLSLSLSGKPGLEESLKDSEQVGGKGVTETGIF, encoded by the exons ATGGATTCTGGGCCTCCTTGGGCTGCCAACCCCATCCCGGAGGGCACCCTCTCTGTCCCCAATGCCACCACACCCTGGCTGGGCCGGGATGAGGAGCTGGCCAAGGTGGAGATCGCGGTCCTGGCCACTGTCCTGGTGCTGGCGACAGGGGGCAACTTGACTGTGCTGCTGATGTTGGGCCAGCAGGGCCGCAAGCGTGCCCGCATGCACCTGTTTGTGCTGCACCTGGCCCTGACGGACCTGGGTGTGGCGCTCTTCCAGGTGCTGCCCCAGCTGCTGTGGGACATCACCTACCGATTCCAGGGCCCCGACCTCCTCTGCCGGGCCGTCAAGTACCTGCAGGTGCTCAGCATGTTTGCCTCCACCTACATGCTGCTAGCCATGACGCTGGACCGCTACCTGGCCGTGTGTCACCCCCTGCGCAGCCTCCAGCAGCCCAGCCAGTCTACCTACCCACTCATCGCTGCTCCCTGGCTGCTGGCCGCCATCCTCAGCCTGCCTCaagtcttcattttttctttgcgAGAGGTGATCCAGGGCTCAGGGGTGCTGGACTGCTGGGCAGACTTTCGCTTCCCTTGGGGACCACGAGCCTACATCACCTGGACCACCCTGGCCATCTTTGTTTTGCCTGTGGCCATGCTCACAGCCTGCTACAGCCTCATCTGTCATGAGATTTGTAAGAACCTAAAAGTTAAGACACACACCTGGAGAGTAGAAGGAGGAGGCTGGAAGACTTGGGACAGGCCCTCGCCTTCTGCCCCAGGCGCAGCCGTGAGGGGCCTGCCATCCCGGGTCAGCAGTATCAGCACCATCTCAAGGGCCAAGATCCGCACCGTGAAGATGACCTTTGTCATTGTGCTGGCCTACATCGCCTGCTGGGCACCCTTCTTCAGCGTCCAGATGTGGTCGGTGTGGGACGAGAATGCCCCTAATGAAG ATTCAACTAATGTGGCTTTCACCATCTCCATGCTTTTGGGCAACCTCAGCAGCTGCTGCAACCCCTGGATCTACATGGGCTTCAACAGCCACTTGTGGCCACGCCCCCTGCGCCACCTGGCCTGCTGTGGGGGTCCTGGGCCTGGGATGCGCAGGCAGCTCTCCAATGGCAGCTTCTCCAGCCGCCACACCACGCTGCTGACCCGATGTAGTGGCCCACCCaccctcagcctcagcctcagcctcagcgGGAAGCCTGGGCTGGAAGAATCACTGAAGGACTCAGAGCAGGTGGGTGGGAAAGGCGTCACTGAGACAGGCATCTTTTAG
- the AVPR1B gene encoding vasopressin V1b receptor isoform X1 — translation MDSGPPWAANPIPEGTLSVPNATTPWLGRDEELAKVEIAVLATVLVLATGGNLTVLLMLGQQGRKRARMHLFVLHLALTDLGVALFQVLPQLLWDITYRFQGPDLLCRAVKYLQVLSMFASTYMLLAMTLDRYLAVCHPLRSLQQPSQSTYPLIAAPWLLAAILSLPQVFIFSLREVIQGSGVLDCWADFRFPWGPRAYITWTTLAIFVLPVAMLTACYSLICHEICKNLKVKTHTWRVEGGGWKTWDRPSPSAPGAAVRGLPSRVSSISTISRAKIRTVKMTFVIVLAYIACWAPFFSVQMWSVWDENAPNEDSTNVAFTISMLLGNLSSCCNPWIYMGFNSHLWPRPLRHLACCGGPGPGMRRQLSNGSFSSRHTTLLTRCSGPPTLSLSLSLSGKPGLEESLKDSEQWKDCLMKKSKWVWGLCLLCPPVYWREMQDLVQHQVTSRNSVNSISSSPIPPPFIGW, via the exons ATGGATTCTGGGCCTCCTTGGGCTGCCAACCCCATCCCGGAGGGCACCCTCTCTGTCCCCAATGCCACCACACCCTGGCTGGGCCGGGATGAGGAGCTGGCCAAGGTGGAGATCGCGGTCCTGGCCACTGTCCTGGTGCTGGCGACAGGGGGCAACTTGACTGTGCTGCTGATGTTGGGCCAGCAGGGCCGCAAGCGTGCCCGCATGCACCTGTTTGTGCTGCACCTGGCCCTGACGGACCTGGGTGTGGCGCTCTTCCAGGTGCTGCCCCAGCTGCTGTGGGACATCACCTACCGATTCCAGGGCCCCGACCTCCTCTGCCGGGCCGTCAAGTACCTGCAGGTGCTCAGCATGTTTGCCTCCACCTACATGCTGCTAGCCATGACGCTGGACCGCTACCTGGCCGTGTGTCACCCCCTGCGCAGCCTCCAGCAGCCCAGCCAGTCTACCTACCCACTCATCGCTGCTCCCTGGCTGCTGGCCGCCATCCTCAGCCTGCCTCaagtcttcattttttctttgcgAGAGGTGATCCAGGGCTCAGGGGTGCTGGACTGCTGGGCAGACTTTCGCTTCCCTTGGGGACCACGAGCCTACATCACCTGGACCACCCTGGCCATCTTTGTTTTGCCTGTGGCCATGCTCACAGCCTGCTACAGCCTCATCTGTCATGAGATTTGTAAGAACCTAAAAGTTAAGACACACACCTGGAGAGTAGAAGGAGGAGGCTGGAAGACTTGGGACAGGCCCTCGCCTTCTGCCCCAGGCGCAGCCGTGAGGGGCCTGCCATCCCGGGTCAGCAGTATCAGCACCATCTCAAGGGCCAAGATCCGCACCGTGAAGATGACCTTTGTCATTGTGCTGGCCTACATCGCCTGCTGGGCACCCTTCTTCAGCGTCCAGATGTGGTCGGTGTGGGACGAGAATGCCCCTAATGAAG ATTCAACTAATGTGGCTTTCACCATCTCCATGCTTTTGGGCAACCTCAGCAGCTGCTGCAACCCCTGGATCTACATGGGCTTCAACAGCCACTTGTGGCCACGCCCCCTGCGCCACCTGGCCTGCTGTGGGGGTCCTGGGCCTGGGATGCGCAGGCAGCTCTCCAATGGCAGCTTCTCCAGCCGCCACACCACGCTGCTGACCCGATGTAGTGGCCCACCCaccctcagcctcagcctcagcctcagcgGGAAGCCTGGGCTGGAAGAATCACTGAAGGACTCAGAGCAG tggaaGGATTGtttaatgaagaaaagtaaatggGTCTGGGGGCTTTGCCTGCTCTGCCCACCTGTCTACTGGAGGGAGATGCAGGATTTAGTACAGCACCAGGTAACTAGCAGAAACTCTGTAAATTCTATTTCCTCTTCTCCCATACCACCCCCCTTTATAGGGTGGTGA